One Drechmeria coniospora strain ARSEF 6962 chromosome 01, whole genome shotgun sequence genomic region harbors:
- a CDS encoding mitochondrial ATPase, producing the protein MTKPAGDEELIHWPTASRTPPPVKTVHQRLLRSPMRPFSTAVTITDPLVKYQTLVKSGLYSPDPAQHRLARHLRSVYLRIKDYSPRVEYRQRLDDVARLTEAKHPDEVAPRGVLALQNHGIWRNPLFRHLLPAGGKADSLALTRVLQGHHSAIEIDSPKGLFLSGEVGTGKSMLLDLLADALPTKGKRRWHFSTFMLYALSQLESRRRCQATGGADADAESEHSLLWMAKKLVDESPILFLDEFQLPDRAASKILSHLFIAFFQLGGVLVASSNRMPEELERASGVDYTPGPTRGMMRNMFSGWTRTKGELYGSTSDFANFLDVLKARCDFWQMEGAQDWRRKEEATAGADLVPKTSSPHPEGVEQNSTAPDSDEGRKSPHGYFIFGKDDESWQQRVRGLLPWTAGDAAVPWEPSTRVVYGRRILTAQHYNGVVLWDFEKLVESFGPADYITMASSYHSFIIDRVPVMTVSQKNEARRFITFLDAIYEARCKLMIRAESPPDQIFFPERAPTSSFGDILQSTDDATYAETVADVYQDQMSPFRPNVSYYDANSATSTYNPDQDSDFGPQKRDIDFGKTSAFTGEDERFAYKRAVSRMWELCSARWHARTGDWWQPLPAEARHWEGGSASRRFETREGSSQAGGGEGVGDSVEEEESAGLAKWRVRHLRKQQHEGSQSEGTCDGGSRNRV; encoded by the coding sequence ATGACGAAACCAGCAGGGGATGAAGAGTTGATTCACTGGCCAACCGCAAGCCGAACACCTCCACCAGTCAAGACAGTGCACCAAAGGCTCCTACGATCACCAATGAGACCATTCTCTACGGCGGTCACCATCACCGACCCGTTGGTCAAATACCAAACCCTCGTCAAATCGGGATTATACTCGCCCGACCCTGCCCAGCATCGGCTCGCAAGACATCTCCGAAGCGTATATCTGCGCATCAAAGACTACTCGCCGCGGGTCGAGTATAGGCAAAGGCTCGATGACGTGGCCCGCCTTACCGAAGCCAAGCATCCGGACGAGGTGGCCCCTCGCGGGGTGCTCGCGTTGCAGAACCATGGGATATGGCGCAACCCGCTCTTCCGTCATCTCCTGCCTGCGGGTGGGAAAGCGGATAGTCTCGCGTTGACAAGGGTGCTGCAGGGCCACCATTCGGCCATCGAAATCGACTCTCCCAAGGGTCTTTTCCTGTCAGGAGAGGTGGGCACGGGGAAGTCCATGCTTTTGGACCTGCTTGCCGACGCGCTGCCCACCAAGGGCAAGAGGAGATGGCATTTCAGCACCTTCATGCTCTACGCTCTGTCGCAGCTGGAGAGCCGCAGGCGATGCCAGGCCACGGGTGGTGCCGATGCTGACGCCGAATCCGAGCATTCGCTCTTGTGGATGGCAAAGAAGCTCGTGGATGAATCCCCAatcctcttcctcgacgagttCCAGCTCCCGGACCGAGCGGCGAGCAAGATACTCAGCCATCTGTTCATAGCATTCTTCCAGCTTGGCGGCGTGCTGGTCGCGTCGTCGAACCGAATgcccgaggagctcgagaggGCCAGCGGTGTCGACTACACTCCAGGTCCTACGCGGGGCATGATGCGGAACATGTTTAGCGGCTGGACCCGGACCAAGGGCGAGCTCTACGGCTCAACCAGCGATTTCGCCAACTTCCTCGACGTCTTGAAGGCGAGATGCGATTTCTGGCAAATGGAAGGTGCACAAGACTGGCGGAGAAAAGAAGAGGCGACGGCTGGTGCCGACCTGGTTCCGAAGACTTCGAGCCCCCACCCAGAAGGGGTCGAGCAGAACAGCACGGCGCCGGACAGCGATGAGGGACGAAAGAGTCCACACGGCTACTTTATTTTCGGGAAAGACGATGAATCTTGGCAGCAGCGGGTGCGAGGCCTGCTACCTTGGACAGCAGGAGACGCCGCCGTTCCGTGGGAGCCTTCCACGCGTGTGGTATATGGACGAAGAATCCTCACAGCCCAACACTACAACGGCGTTGTACTCTGGGATTTCGAAAAGCTCGTCGAGTCGTTTGGGCCAGCCGACTATATTaccatggcctcgtcgtaTCATTCATTCATCATCGACCGAGTGCCGGTGATGACTGTTTCTCAGAAAAATGAGGCTCGACGATTCATCACCTTTCTCGATGCCATCTACGAGGCGCGATGCAAACTCATGATCCGGGCCGAGAGCCCGCCGGATCAAATCTTTTTCCCCGAacgagcgccgacgagcagtTTCGGAGATATCCTCCAAAGCACCGACGACGCAACTTACGCCGAAACGGTGGCAGATGTCTACCAGGACCAAATGTCTCCCTTTCGGCCAAACGTCTCCTACTACGACGCAAATTCGGCTACGTCGACGTATAATCCCGATCAAGACTCCGACTTTGGTCCCCAGAAGCGCGACATTGATTTCGGCAAGACGAGTGCATTCACGGGAGAAGATGAGCGCTTTGCGTATAAGCGTGCCGTCTCACGCATGTGGGAGCTGTGTAGCGCGCGATGGCACGCAAGAACGGGTGATTGGTGGCAGCCTCTGCCGGCGGAGGCGAGGCACTGGGAAGGTGGTTCAGCTTCGCGACGATTCGAGACGAGGGAAGGAAGCAGCCaagcgggcggcggcgaaggcgtAGGCGACAGTGTGGAAGAGGAAGAATCGGCAGGCCTGGCCAAGTGGAGGGTCAGGCATCTAAGAAAGCAGCAACACGAGGGATCGCAGAGCGAGGGCAcgtgcgacggcggcagccgCAACAGGGTATAA
- a CDS encoding hypothetical protein (related to APM1-AP-1 complex subunit, mu1 subunit, 54 KD), with protein MNGVIEAVHVYDDNSVLLSHIFAGRPLSAEHLLPLYLEHPSPRPNLAYLPNTNPPTLIFSLTHSNLLFLATSSAEIEPLLVLEFLHRVVDVLEDFLGAPLLAVKIENNYDVVAQLLTEMCDAGTVSTTEPNALREVVEIEGWMGKLLGSISLPGRVPPRARRMPRSADMTDRKSPLSNNFSTAAPPSLSPANTATLPWRRANVRHTSNELYADVVETLSVTLAPSGRPLAAFANGTIAFTAKVSGVPDVTVNITSPSGMHNVGSIMELPVFHPCVRLNRWKERPGELSFIPPDGRFILAGYEVDLLPTTTGKSGGISSSQLKLPVHLDMKTGLGPVGSEFEVRLQVDKVLGTLSSSSTSQPGRGGSTGRLGGPHPGSPGAPLLDDLKITILLPEEVRNLSDIRPSKGDASFNPGERLLEWHVPAKELSGPSSHFGLRCNVVGPLAEGTEHEFDPSGFGFGTDYAYNEPYQAAGSDKAGKDKAGDGGEQDAKRVAQNKILMPSSASVSFSVKGWLASGLKVDSITMDTRKSRGLGEGVRPYKGVKYLTVSKGGVEIRSQVMEVSVLAEVLHLVGVDSGPRPAPSTSMKPFAGPALRRGNVAAGGHARCLGLGVAAGAAAATTTTTRASSSMTRPKTAIFFPGQGTQKVGMLTPWLEAFPSTASAIIEEIDHHVGYKLSEVIRNGPSKVLTQTKNAQPAIMATSICILRILEREFNFKVADHFDVTLGHSLGEFAALVAGGYIQFEDSLYLVQQRAAAMSEATQRAIQDYGGEYGMVAVVTEPEYLIPLIDAIRDFVGHSSAGSKAESNQDLPPIEQVLIANINSKNQIVLSGNLERIRTLIAHVRQFLGHDPRAVRLRSDSPFHSPIMKPAVAVMRTLLERKSRVAGREHEDIITFPAAMPCISNISARPFQSKEQLKELLARGCLETVRWWDSIRYLDQEQKVRRWVGIGPGKVGRNLVGKEVGVRGRDMVKGGGVWAITDPSEVEEVLRGLEDTAGIVDDDDDDE; from the exons ATGAACGGGGTAATCGAGGCGGTGCACGTTTACGACGACAACAG CGTCCTGTTATCGCACATCTTCGCCGGACGCCCATTGTCGGCAGAGCACCTCTTGCCTCTCTACCTCGAGCATCCTTCGCCGAGGCCCAACCTTGCCTACCTCCCGAACACGAATCCACCGACGCTCATCTTCAGCTTGACGCACTCGAACCTGCTGTTCCTCGCCACTTCCTCGGCTGAGATTGAGCCGCTGCTGGTCCTCGAGTTTCTGCACCgtgtcgtcgacgtcttggAAGACTTTCTTGGCGCACCTCTTCTCGCCGTCAAGATCGAGAACAACTACGATGTCGTGGCCCAGCTGCTGACGGAGATGTGCGACGCGGGCACCGTCAGCACGACGGAGCCCAACGCGCTGAGGGAGGTCGTCGAGATTGAGGGCTGGATGGGCAAGCTGCTGGGGAGCATAAGCCTGCCAGGGCGAGTCCCCCCAAGAGCACGACGGATGCCACGCTCGGCTGACATGACGGACAGGAAATCGCCTCTGAGCAACAacttctcgacggcggccccgCCGTCTCTGTCGCCGGCCAACACAGCAACCTTACCTTGGAGGCGAGCAAACGTGCGGCACACGTCCAACGAGTTATATGCAGACGTCGTCGAGACATTGTCCGTCACGCTCGCGCCGTCGGGAAGGCCGCTCGCGGCATTTGCCAACGGAACCATTGCCTTTACCGCCAAGGTATCGGGTGTACCCGATGTGACGGTCAACATCACGAGCCCATCGGGGATGCACAACGTCGGGAGCATCATGGAGCTGCCGGTATTTCACCCGTGCGTACGATTGAATCGATGGAAAGAGCGACCCGGGGAGCTGAGCTTCATTCCTCCCGACGGTCGTTTCATCCTGGCCGGATACGAGGTCGATTTacttccgacgacgacgggaaagAGTGGTGGCATAAGCTCGAGCCAGCTGAAGCTGCCGGTGCACCTCGACATGAAGACCGGTCTAGGGCCCGTCGGTTCCGAGTTTGAGGTTCGGCTACAGGTGGACAAGGTGTTGGGCACCctgagctcctcgtcgacgagccaaCCGGGACGAGGCGGGAGCACAGGCAGGCTTGGGGGTCCGCATCCCGGCTCCCCCGGCGCTCCCTTGCTCGACGACTTGAAGATTACAATTCTGCTGCCGGAGGAGGTGCGGAATTTGTCCGACATCCGGCCCAGCAAGGGCGATGCCAGCTTCAACCCCGGGGAGCGATTGCTCGAGTGGCACGTGCCGGCGAAGGAGCTATCAGGACCATCGTCGCACTTTGGGCTGCGGTGCAACGTTGTTGGGCCGCTGGCGGAGGGGACGGAACACGAGTTCGACCCGAGCGGCTTCGGATTCGGCACCGACTACGCATACAACGAACCGTACCAGGCCGCTGGCTCGGACAAGGCCGGGAAGGACAAGGCCGGAGACGGTGGCGAGCAGGATGCCAAGAGGGTGGCCCAGAACAAGATCCTGATGCCCAGCTCGGCATCCGTCAGCTTCTCGGTGAAGGGCTGGCTTGCCAGCGGACTCAAGGTCGACAGCATCACCATGGACACGAGGAAGAGTCGGGGCCTAGGCGAGGGCGTGAGGCCATACAAGGGTGTAAAATACTTGACTGTCAgcaagggcggcgtcgagattCGAA GTCAGGTCATGGAGGTTTCGGTCCTGGCAGAGGTTCTACACTTA GTGGGTGTCGACAGTGG CCCACGACCCGCTCCGTCCACGTCGATGAAGCCCTTTGCTGGTCCTGCGCTCCGGCGCGGGAACGTTGCTGCGGGCGGCCACGCTCGATGCCTCGGGCTGGGCGTTGCAgccggagcggcggcggcgacgacgacgacgacgcgagcctcgagctcgatgaCGAGACCCAAGACGGCCATTTTCTTTCCAG GCCAAGGCACGCAAAAGGTTGGCATGCTCACGCCCTGGCTCGAGGCCTTCCCTTCGACCGCGTCGGCCATCATAGAAGAGATTGATCACCATGTCGGCTACAAGCTCTCCGAAGTGATACGAAACGGCCCCTCCAAGGTGCTCACGCAGACGAAGAACGCGCAGCCGGCGATCATGGCGACGTCCATCTGCATCCTCCGCATCCTCGAGCGCGAATTCAACTTCAAGGTCGCCGACCACTTCGACGTCACCCTCGGCCACTCGCTCGGCGAgttcgccgccctcgtcgccggcggatACATTCAGTTCGAGGATAGCCTCTACCTCGTCCAGcagagggcggcggccatgtcggAGGCGACGCAGCGCGCCATCCAGGACTACGGTGGCGAGTACGGCATGGTGGCGGTCGTGACGGAGCCCGAGTACCTCATCCCgctcatcgacgccatccgGGATTTTGTCGGCCACTCGAGCGCCGGGAGCAAGGCGGAGAGCAACCAGGACCTGCCACCGATCGAGCAGGTGCTCATCGCCAACATCAACAGCAAGAACCAGATCGTGCTGAGCGGCAACCTCGAGCGGATCAGGACGCTCATCGCGCACGTGCGCCAGTTCCTCGGCCACGACCCGCGCGCCGTCCGGCTCCGCAGCGACAGCCCCTTCCACAGCCCGATCATGAagccggcggtggcggtgatGCGGACGCTCCTCGAGCGCAAGAgccgcgtcgccggccgcgagcACGAGGACATCATCACTTTCCCGGCCGCCATGCCGTGCATCAGCAACATCAGCGCCCGCCCGTTCCAGAGCAAGGAGCAGCTGAAGGAGCTGCTCGCCCGGGGCTGCCTCGAAACGGTCCGCTGGTGGGACAGCATCCGGTACCTCGACCAGGAGCAAAAGGTGAGGCGATgggtcggcatcggccccGGCAAGGTCGGACGGAATCTCGTCGGTAAGGAGGTTGGCGTCCGGGGAAGAGATATGGTGAAGGGAGGCGGCGTCTGGGCCATCACCGATCCGTCCGAAGTGGAGGAGGTTCTTCGTGGACTGGAGGATACGgcgggcatcgtcgacgacgatgatgacgacgaatGA
- a CDS encoding putative 3'->5' exoribonuclease, producing MPITINKPQTAAQRPRAAARTNDDGTDSDSDSDGGADLGGDVVMRAAKRRRASPDDDDDAHEILTPGSIITSNAQWMRGHGTYIPPSSTDITSSLAGILTKTNKLLSVRPLRARYTPEIGDLVVGRIAEVQARRWRVDVAASQLAILQISAINLPGGILRKRTETDELQIRSFFAEGDLVVAEVQQLHQDGAASLHTRSLKYGKLRNGVFVSVSGTGGGGGVVRSKRQFWTLEAANGAGKIDVLLGVNGYIWICKHTESDAAAEAAGVNRMEEHTSSNVYSSQNDHIDVATMREIARFRSSILALVENGLRVDEETVTRAYHEAVEMGRESNDDDLYLGGEKGRRLAAIMAGR from the exons ATGCCCATCACCATCAACAAGCCCCAAACCGCAGCGCAGCGGCCACGAGCGGCTGCCCGCACCAACGATGACGGCACAGACTCCGATTCCGACTCCGATGGCGGTGCTGATCTTGGCGGTGACGTGGTCATGCGCGCGGCCAAGCGCCGCCGCGCGAgccccgacgacgatgacgacgctcATGAAATCCTCACGCCTGGCAGCATCATAACCTCCAACGCACAATGGATGCG CGGCCACGGCACCTACATTCCTCCTTCCTCGACAGACATCACGTCCTCCCTTGCCGGCATCCTCACCAAGACCAACAAGCTCCTCTCAGTCCGGCCCCTGCGCGCGCGTTACACACCAGAGAttggcgacctcgtcgtcggccgcatcgccgaAGTTCAAGCCCGAAGGTggcgcgtcgacgtcgccgcctcgcagCTCGCCATCCTCCAAATATCGGCCATCAACCTCCCCGGCGGCATCCTCCGCAAGCGCACGGAGACGGATGAGCTCCAGATTCGCTCCTTcttcgccgagggcgacctcgtcgttgccgaggTCCAACAGCTCCAccaggacggcgccgccagCCTGCACACCCGCAGTCTCAAGTACGGCAAGCTCAGGAACGGCGTCTTCGTGTCCGtctccggcaccggcggcggcggcggcgtcgtcagGTCCAAGAGGCAGTTCTGgaccctcgaggccgccaacggcgccggcaagaTCGACGTCCTTCTCGGCGTGAACGGCTACATTTGGATCTGCAAGCACACCGAgagcgatgccgccgccgaggccgccggcgtcaaCCGAATGGAAGAGCACACCAGCAGCAACGTCTACTCGAGCCAGAACGACCACATCGACGTCGCCACCATGAGGGAGATTGCCCGGTTTCGAAGCTCGATCCTCGCGCTGGTGGAAAACGGTCTacgcgtcgacgaggaaacGGTCACGAGGGCGTACcacgaagccgtcgagatgGGTAGGGAAtcgaacgacgacgacttgtACCTCGGAGGCGAAAAGGGCCGGAGACTggccgccatcatggccggccGTTAG
- a CDS encoding aldehyde dehydrogenase 3B1, which produces MASSSNAARLCMLACRRAPVSRRFPRTQHVAQQCVRSFSTTPIQRADGARRGKHGDDADADAVQQLHLKTMETSFAESATPEGLRQLDELAKSNGHTTIDEFLESALQKTPGWAAEDRALDEDLFKDDQGDKPNKSSFWFDEEDPETNTEEHDEFDEDDITSMAHGKLEEVREMRHYARLAVWEMPLLAQFAKPFVPPTDKQVLRWRYTTYMGESHPAEKKVVVQFAPDDLKLTAVQTSKLKKLAGPRYNPDTDLVKMSCESFEHQAQNKAYLSNLVDDLIAAAKDGKDTFEDVPLDLRHHKVEEKPKFPKEWRLTNERRLQLDEQRHQAALADMKRAEEGLLVDGRKAIDGYLMQKLAEEAEKKKVAELVVAPRASKSHGGANRARRRGVFIVSRRAPNAEPHSTNRNAKIGAGLLEGSTVAPRVRRPLGQIQGSDWPDRRWSRGVESRPRITQDRYIGTWAYPSTHAHVSCSVPGKLLGRAWGLLGTFRSEAPSARCKLPSVPCACPPPDWGSPPFRLAFFSGKRLATPSLAFFLAPAADVVRSHASCSKILRRRIAIRSPLLHGTFAADLGTLDPALDPALDPALDLGDGHATPLSRFPCPTTGSHRIEKPIMGSVKEAIPPFEATALDDIQARYQNLRTTYRSNRTKDFEFRKKQIRRLYWGLVDNATLIEDALLKDMGKSRFEAHLTEIDWCKTECINVANKLEQWAKDESIVDLPLQYWPMKPRIRNEPLGSILIIGAFNYPFQLNITPLVGAIAAGNTVVLKPSEHSPRSAMVLKKIFDEYLDNDCYICVNGALDETKYLMDLKFDKVVFTGGKKTGAIIATKAAQSLTPVLLELGGQNPAFVTKNTDLKMAARRLMWQKCLNAGQVCLSHNYVLVERSLVDKFITEVNAVYRTFMPNGAKESPDFSRIVNKTHFDRIKAMLDNTKGKIVMGGAVDESEFFIEPTAVLVDSIDDSMMAEESFGPIWSIMPYDSLDEAIKVANQVDPTPLALFTFGSDEENQRVLSNVTSGGATCNDAFFHCMMNATPLGGVGSSGTGSYHGYYSFKAFSHQRVIAQVPNWADKILRVRYMPYSFAELVRFRKLAPTPNFDRDGNVTKGLKYWIGLLLTLGGKSAPGAAIRWGILLAVLATLGLKRSSLGQ; this is translated from the exons ATGGCGTCATCTTCCAACGCCGCAAGGCTATGCATGCTTGCCTGCCGACGGGCACCTGTATCGCGGCGGTTTCCCCGGACGCAGCATGTCGCCCAGCAATGCGTCAGATCGTTCAGCACGACTCCCATTCAgcgggccgacggcgcacgACGGGGcaagcacggcgacgacgccgacgccgacgccgttcAGCAGCTGCACCTCAAGACGATGGAGACGTCCTTTGCCGAGAGCGCCACCCCCGAAGGGCTgcggcagctcgacgagctggccaAGAGCAACGGGCACACGACGATTGACGAGTTTCTGGAATCGGCGCTGCAAAAAACGCCCGgctgggcggccgaggacagaGCGCTGGACGAGGATCTTTTCAAGGACGACCAGGGTGACAAGCCCAACAAGTCTTCTTTCTGGTTCGACGAAGAGGACCCCGAGACCAACACGGAGGAGCACGACGAGtttgacgaggacgacatcACATCCATGGCTCACGGAaagctcgaggaggtgcGGGAGATGCGGCACTACGCACGACTAGCCGTTTGGGAGATGCCGCTCCTTGCCC AATTCGCCAAACCGttcgtgccgccgacggacaaGCAGGTGCTGCGATGGCGCTACACCACCTACATGGGCGAATCCCACCCGGCCGAGAAGAAGGTGGTCGTTCAGTTCGCCCCCGACGACCTCAAGCTCACGGCGGTGCAAACGAGCAAGCTCAAGAAGCTTGCGGGCCCGCGGTACAACCCCGACACGGATCTCGTCAAGATGAGCTGCGAAAGCTTCGAGCACCAGGCCCAGAACAAGGCGTACCTGTcgaacctcgtcgacgacctgatcgcggcggccaaggatggCAAGGACACCTTCGAGGACGTGCCTTTGGACTTGCGGCACCACAAGGTGGAGGAGAAGCCCAAGTTCCCCAAGGAGTGGCGTCTCACGAACGAGCGACGgctgcagctcgacgagcagcggcaccaggcggccttggccgacATGAAGAGGGCGGAGGAAGGCCTGCTGGTCGACGGCCGGAAGGCGATCGATGGGTACCTGATGCAGAAgttggccgaggaggccgagaagaagaaggtggccgagctcgtcgtcgcccccaGAGCCAGCAAGTCACACGGCGGCGCGAACCGGGCGAGGCG CAGGGGTGTATTCATTGTTAGCAGAAGAGCTCCAAACGCCGAACCGCACAGCACGAACCGCAATGCCAAAATTGGCGCTGGCCTTCTGGAAGGGTCTACTGTTGCCCCGCGTGTCCGTCGGCCTCTGGGGCAAATCCAGGGCTCCGACTGGCCCGATCGGCGCTGGAGCCGCGGTGTCGAATCCAGGCCTAGGATCACCCAGgacaggtacat AGGTACCTGGGCGTACCCAAGCACCCACGCACATGTATCTTGCTCTGTGCCTGGCAAGCTTCTGGGCCGAGCTTGGGGCCTCCTTGGCACTTTCCGTTCCGAAGCACCCTCGGCGCGGTGCAAGCTGCCGTCCGTCCCTTGCgcttgccccccccccgattgggggtcgccgccgttccgTCTGGCTTTCTTCAGTGGCAAACGCCTTGCCaccccctccctcgccttctTCCTGGCAC ctgccgccgacgtcgtccgcaGCCACGCCTCCTGCTCCAAGATCCTGCGCCGCCGCATCGCCATCCGTTCGCCGTTGTTGCACGGCACCTTCGCTGCCGACTTGGGGACACTCGACCCTGCCCTTGACCCTGCCCTCGACCCtgccctcgacctcggtgACGGTCACGCCACGCCGCTTTCCCGCTTCCCCTGTCCAACCACCGGAAGCCATCGTATCGAGAAGCCCATCATGGGGTCCGTGAAAGAGGCGATTCCTCCCTTCGAGGCCACGGCCCTGGATGATATCCAGGCCCGGTATCAGAACCTGCGCACGACGTACCGAAGCAACCGCACCAAGGATTTCGAGTTTCGCAAGAAGCAGATCCGCCGCCTGTACTggggcctcgtcgacaatGCGACGCTCATCGAGGACGCCCTGCTCAAGGACATGGGCAAGTCGAGGTTCGAGGCCCACCTGACGGAGATCGACTGGTGCAAGACCGAGTGCATCAACGTGGCCAACAAGCTCGAGCAGTGGGCCAAGGACGagtccatcgtcgacctTCCCCTCCAGTACTGGCCCATGAAGCCGCGGATCCGAAACGAACCCCTCGGCAGCATCCTCATCATCGGTGCCTTCAACTACCCGTTCCAGCTCAACATCAcgcccctcgtcggcgccatcgccgccggaaACACCGTCGTCCTCAAGCCGTCGGAGCACTCGCCCCGCTCGGCCATGGTGCTGAAGAAGATCTTTGACGAGTACCTCGACAACGACTGCTACATCTGCGTCaacggcgccctcgacgagaccAAGTACCTGATGGACCTCAAGTTCGACAAGGTCGTCTTCACCGGCGGCAAGAAGACcggcgccatcatcgccaccaAGGCCGCCCAGTCCCTCAcccccgtcctcctcgagctcggcggccagaACCCGGCGTTCGTGACGAAGAACACCGACTTGAAGATGGCCGCCCGCCGTCTCATGTGGCAAAAGTGCCTCAACGCCGGCCAGGTCTGCCTCTCGCACAACTACGTGCTCGTCGAACGAAGCCTCGTGGACAAGTTCATCACCGAAGTCAACGCCGTCTACCGCACCTTCATGCCCAACGGCGCCAAGGAGAGCCCCGACTTCTCGCGCATCGTCAACAAGACGCACTTTGACCGCATCAAAGCCATGCTCGACAACACCAAGGGCAAGATCGTCatgggcggcgccgtcgacgaatcCGAATTCTTCATCGAGCCcaccgccgtcctcgtcgacagcaTCGATGACAGCATGATGGCCGAGGAAAGCTTCGGTCCCATCTGGTCCATCATGCCCTACGACtctctcgacgaggccatcaaggtGGCCAATCAAGTCGACCCGACGCCCTTGGCCCTCTTCACCTTtggctcggacgaggagaacCAGAGAG TGTTGTCCAACGTCACCTCGGGTGGCGCCACCTGCAACGACGCCTTCTTCCACTGCATGATGAATGCCACCCCCCTCGGAGGCGTCGGCTCgtccggcaccggcagctACCACGGCTACTACTCCTTCAAGGCCTTCAGCCACCAGCGCGTCATCGCCCAGGTGCCCAACTGGGCCGACAAGATCCTCCGCGTCCGCTACATGCCCTACTCTTTCGCCGAGCTCGTTCGCTTCCGGAAGCTGGCCCCGACGCCCAACTTTGACCGTGATGGCAACGTCACCAAGGGACTCAAGTACTGGATCGGTCTCCTTCTCACCCTTGGCGGAAAGAGCGCACCGGGGGCCGCCATAAGGTGGGGGATCCTCCTTGCCGTGCTTGCGACCCTTGGGCTGAAGAGAAGCTCGTTAGGCCAGTAG
- a CDS encoding UDP-N-acetylglucosamine transferase subunit alg13: MPERRAAMMANSTAIERYCLVTVGATVGFKELTTAVLEPGFWQFLRSKNFTNLRIQCGPDIPWVSAKLSERKEETPEGLDIVAFDVRRNLMTEEMALCSPDPGRRVQGLIISHAGTGTILDAWRLSIPLIVVPNTSLLDNHQTEMAQHLAREGYATMATASRQDLQDAVHKSGLLVEDNQTRWPPHSATAGPSVAMSLWDIKPMEVKTEENSQLAHD; the protein is encoded by the exons ATGCCGGAGCGCCGCGCTGCAATGATGGCAAACTCCACAGCCATCGAGAGGTActgcctcgtcaccgtcggcgcaACGGTCGGTTTCAAGGAGCTCACCACGGCCGTGCTGGAACCCGGTTTCTGGCAGTTTCTCCGGTCCAAGAATTTTACCAATCTCCGCATCCAGTGCGGCCCGGACATCCCATGGGTCAGCGCCAAGCTGTCGGAGCGCAAGGAGGAGACGCCGGAGGGCCTCGACATCGTCGCGTTTGATGTCCGGAGAAACCTGATGACGGAGGAAATGGCGCTGTGCTCGCCAGATCCTGGACGTCGCGTGCAAGGTCTCATCATCTCCCATGCGG GCACCGGAACGATCCTGGACGCGTGGAGGCTGAGCATCCCCCTCATCGTCGTGCCCAACACGAGCCTGCTCGACAATCACCAGACGGAAATGGCGCAGCATCTAGCCCGGGAAGGCTACGCTACCATGGCCACTGCGAG TCGTCAGGATCTTCAGGACGCCGTCCATAAGTCGGGGCTTCTTGTCGAGGACAACCAGACCCGCTGGCCACCGCactcggccacggcaggTCCAAGCGTTGCCATGTCTCTGTGGGACATCAAGCCGATGGAGGTCAAGACCGAGGAGAATTCTCAGCTGGCCCACGATTAG